From a single Miscanthus floridulus cultivar M001 chromosome 8, ASM1932011v1, whole genome shotgun sequence genomic region:
- the LOC136470099 gene encoding uncharacterized protein, with amino-acid sequence MAAMAPDALASTSPRPAMAAPLPAPAELAQAMAATALDELSPAIAATPPDALAPARRAELATAARCHPRGLALPPRRPRAPSCHGRVGARATAPHHELVPPRPTALAPPPASHAPATGARELPARAPRRREPRPRRESPS; translated from the coding sequence ATGGCCGCGATGGCCCCCGACGCGCTCGCCTCGACTTCCCCACGTCCGGCCATGGCTGCGCCACTCCCCGCCCCCGCCGAGCTCGCACAGGCCATGGCCGCGACGGCCCTTGACGAGCTCTCCCCGGCCATAGCCGCGACGCCCCCCGACGCGCTCGCCCCAGCCCGCCGCGCCGAGCTCGCGACGGCCGCGCGCTGTCATCCCCGAGGTCTCGCTCTCCCTCCCCGCCGGCCTCGCGCTCCGTCCTGCCATGGCCGCGTGGGAGCTCGGGCCACCGCGCCGCACCACGAGCTGGTGCCGCCGCGCCCCACCGCGCTCGCGCCGCCCCCGGCCAGCCACGCGCCCGCCACCGGCGCGCGAGAGCTCCCCGCGCGAGCTCCTCGCAGGAGGGAGCCAAGGCCGCGCCGCGAGAGCCCATCCTGA